A genomic region of Choristoneura fumiferana chromosome 17, NRCan_CFum_1, whole genome shotgun sequence contains the following coding sequences:
- the LOC141436855 gene encoding dynein regulatory complex protein 10-like isoform X1: MRKAESTTFSQGTEHSESSRTDSSGAQSADKVIVEEDFTKDNAASPIDLECHIQAERITKILTEAIYKTSLALCLPVLVRDRKILASTLTRQHLDEILMIHEQYDNPLFSISLLNVSAMDDIQNGDMSLKNRLNPELGHLISILNTYPALKPKIDNLVEKMKIENSASNLRGKDPLPGLLYLLELEHLREQMEVQMELTAADELRAKFKTRKLEGSNAELMERIKEYSTCLKEETESFEKEMLIKEETIRKLEQELSFFYQVANSKLTKKIVDSDRQMVLASRAHAVKDAILQEEEIEVRETYEKVLRAHILLEKNQRARRSKVETQLLSWLQKYDGEMREKQVDLDELTKKYEDELEKIEILEEKLAKQNVEFDPLMKEREDEYHAELAEKQKIFLVEHAARVIQVAWRDTIANRAEKKKLKKLQKKQQAQAEAEARAAELAAKKAAAALKKAEKEAKAAAKAEKEAEKKAKLEAAKAAKLAEKEEEN; encoded by the exons atGCGCAAAGCGGAATCTACAACGTTCTCGCAAGGAACAGAGCATTCGGAAAGTTCTAGAACCGACAGCAGCGGGGCTCAGAGCGCTGATAAAGTGATAGTAGAAGAGGATTTTACCAAGGATAATG CGGCATCACCCATAGACTTAGAATGTCACATCCAAGCGGAGCGTATCACAAAGATCCTGACAGAAGCAATATACAAGACCAGCCTGGCGCTTTGTCTACCGGTGCTGGTGCGTGATCGCAAGATACTGGCCAGTACGCTGACTCGCCAGCACTTGGATGAGATACTCATGATCCACGAGCAATACGATAACCCTCTCTTTTCCATTAGTCTTCTCAACGTATCTGCTATGGATGACATCCAGAAT GGTGACATGAGCCTAAAGAACCGCCTGAATCCAGAGTTAGGTCATTTGATCTCCATTCTCAATACCTACCCTGCTCTCAAACCTAAGATCGACAATCTAGTTGAAAAG ATGAAGATCGAAAATTCAGCAAGTAATCTAAGA GGCAAGGACCCCCTTCCAGGTCTCTTATACCTTCTGGAGCTGGAACACCTGCGAGAGCAGATGGAGGTACAGATGGAATTGACAGCGGCGGATGAACTCAGAGCCAAGTTTAAGACGAGGAAACTTGAAGGGTCCAATGCTGAATTGATGGAACGAATTAAGg AGTATTCGACTTGTCTGAAAGAAGAGACGGAATCATTTGAGAAGGAAATGTTGATTAAAGAGGAAACAATCAGGAAACTTGAACAGGAACTGTCTTTTTTCTACCAAGTGGCAAACAGCAAGCTTACTAAAAAGAT TGTGGACTCCGATCGCCAGATGGTGCTGGCATCACGTGCCCACGCCGTCAAAGACGCGATACTGCAGGAAGAAGAAATCGAGGTCCGTGAGACCTATGAGAAAGTTTTGAGGGCGCATATTCTTCTCGAGAAGAACCAACGTGCACGCAG gAGCAAAGTGGAAACGCAATTGCTGTCTTGGCTTCAAAAGTACGACGGTGAAATGAGAGAGAAACAGGTTGATCTTGACGAACTAACTAAGAAATATGAAGACGAGCTTGAAAAGATTGAAATACTGGAG GAGAAATTGGCTAAGCAGAATGTGGAGTTTGATCCGTTGATGAAAGAGAGAGAAGATGAATATCACGCGGAGTTGGCGGAGAAGCAGAAGATATTCCTTGTGGAGCACGCGGCTAGGGTCATACAGGTGGCATGGCGCGATACGATCGCCAACCGCGCTGAGAAGAAGAAG TTGAAGAAACTGCAAAAGAAGCAACAAGCTCAAGCAGAAGCGGAGGCAAGAGCTGCAGAGCTGGCTGCTAAGAAGGCGGCAGCAGCACTTAAGAAGGCTGAAAAGGAAGCTAAGGCAGCAGCTAAAGCAGAGAAGGAAGCGGAAAAGAAAGCGAAACTTGAGGCTGCTAAAGCCGCCAAGCTTGCTGAGAAAGAGGAAGAAAATTGA
- the LOC141436855 gene encoding dynein regulatory complex protein 10-like isoform X2, which produces MRKAESTTFSQGTEHSESSRTDSSGAQSADKVIVEEDFTKDNAASPIDLECHIQAERITKILTEAIYKTSLALCLPVLVRDRKILASTLTRQHLDEILMIHEQYDNPLFSISLLNVSAMDDIQNGDMSLKNRLNPELGHLISILNTYPALKPKIDNLVEKGKDPLPGLLYLLELEHLREQMEVQMELTAADELRAKFKTRKLEGSNAELMERIKEYSTCLKEETESFEKEMLIKEETIRKLEQELSFFYQVANSKLTKKIVDSDRQMVLASRAHAVKDAILQEEEIEVRETYEKVLRAHILLEKNQRARRSKVETQLLSWLQKYDGEMREKQVDLDELTKKYEDELEKIEILEEKLAKQNVEFDPLMKEREDEYHAELAEKQKIFLVEHAARVIQVAWRDTIANRAEKKKLKKLQKKQQAQAEAEARAAELAAKKAAAALKKAEKEAKAAAKAEKEAEKKAKLEAAKAAKLAEKEEEN; this is translated from the exons atGCGCAAAGCGGAATCTACAACGTTCTCGCAAGGAACAGAGCATTCGGAAAGTTCTAGAACCGACAGCAGCGGGGCTCAGAGCGCTGATAAAGTGATAGTAGAAGAGGATTTTACCAAGGATAATG CGGCATCACCCATAGACTTAGAATGTCACATCCAAGCGGAGCGTATCACAAAGATCCTGACAGAAGCAATATACAAGACCAGCCTGGCGCTTTGTCTACCGGTGCTGGTGCGTGATCGCAAGATACTGGCCAGTACGCTGACTCGCCAGCACTTGGATGAGATACTCATGATCCACGAGCAATACGATAACCCTCTCTTTTCCATTAGTCTTCTCAACGTATCTGCTATGGATGACATCCAGAAT GGTGACATGAGCCTAAAGAACCGCCTGAATCCAGAGTTAGGTCATTTGATCTCCATTCTCAATACCTACCCTGCTCTCAAACCTAAGATCGACAATCTAGTTGAAAAG GGCAAGGACCCCCTTCCAGGTCTCTTATACCTTCTGGAGCTGGAACACCTGCGAGAGCAGATGGAGGTACAGATGGAATTGACAGCGGCGGATGAACTCAGAGCCAAGTTTAAGACGAGGAAACTTGAAGGGTCCAATGCTGAATTGATGGAACGAATTAAGg AGTATTCGACTTGTCTGAAAGAAGAGACGGAATCATTTGAGAAGGAAATGTTGATTAAAGAGGAAACAATCAGGAAACTTGAACAGGAACTGTCTTTTTTCTACCAAGTGGCAAACAGCAAGCTTACTAAAAAGAT TGTGGACTCCGATCGCCAGATGGTGCTGGCATCACGTGCCCACGCCGTCAAAGACGCGATACTGCAGGAAGAAGAAATCGAGGTCCGTGAGACCTATGAGAAAGTTTTGAGGGCGCATATTCTTCTCGAGAAGAACCAACGTGCACGCAG gAGCAAAGTGGAAACGCAATTGCTGTCTTGGCTTCAAAAGTACGACGGTGAAATGAGAGAGAAACAGGTTGATCTTGACGAACTAACTAAGAAATATGAAGACGAGCTTGAAAAGATTGAAATACTGGAG GAGAAATTGGCTAAGCAGAATGTGGAGTTTGATCCGTTGATGAAAGAGAGAGAAGATGAATATCACGCGGAGTTGGCGGAGAAGCAGAAGATATTCCTTGTGGAGCACGCGGCTAGGGTCATACAGGTGGCATGGCGCGATACGATCGCCAACCGCGCTGAGAAGAAGAAG TTGAAGAAACTGCAAAAGAAGCAACAAGCTCAAGCAGAAGCGGAGGCAAGAGCTGCAGAGCTGGCTGCTAAGAAGGCGGCAGCAGCACTTAAGAAGGCTGAAAAGGAAGCTAAGGCAGCAGCTAAAGCAGAGAAGGAAGCGGAAAAGAAAGCGAAACTTGAGGCTGCTAAAGCCGCCAAGCTTGCTGAGAAAGAGGAAGAAAATTGA